Proteins co-encoded in one Streptococcus ruminicola genomic window:
- the atpB gene encoding F0F1 ATP synthase subunit A, translated as METSVNPTAHVFGIEFDLTILAMSLLTVIISFGIIFWATRKMTLKPKGKQNFIEYVYEFVQNTIKPNLGEYTPKYSLLMFTFFFFILIANNLGLLVKLESEDYNFWTSPTSTFMVDFTLSLIVAIVVHVEGVRKKGVKAYLKGYLSPFPMMLPMNILEQFTNVLSLALRLFGNIYAGEVVTALIVGFGTKSLIFAPFAFALNLAWVAFSAFIGCIQAYVFTILSSKYISEKLPEDEDES; from the coding sequence TTGGAAACATCTGTAAATCCAACAGCGCATGTCTTTGGTATTGAGTTTGACTTAACCATTTTAGCGATGTCTCTCTTGACGGTGATTATTTCCTTCGGTATCATTTTTTGGGCAACTCGAAAAATGACTCTAAAACCTAAAGGAAAACAAAATTTCATTGAGTATGTCTACGAGTTCGTACAAAATACGATTAAACCTAATCTTGGAGAATACACTCCTAAGTACAGCTTGTTGATGTTCACATTCTTCTTTTTCATTCTGATTGCTAACAACCTTGGTTTGCTAGTTAAATTGGAGTCTGAAGATTATAACTTTTGGACATCTCCAACATCAACTTTCATGGTCGATTTTACTTTGTCTTTAATCGTCGCGATTGTTGTCCATGTTGAGGGTGTTCGAAAGAAAGGTGTCAAAGCATATTTGAAAGGTTACTTAAGTCCTTTCCCAATGATGCTTCCAATGAACATCTTAGAGCAATTTACTAACGTTTTGTCACTTGCTCTACGTTTATTTGGTAACATTTATGCTGGTGAAGTTGTTACTGCTTTGATTGTAGGTTTTGGTACAAAAAGCTTGATTTTTGCTCCATTTGCCTTTGCCCTTAACTTGGCTTGGGTTGCTTTCTCAGCCTTTATCGGATGCATTCAAGCGTACGTATTCACTATTTTGTCATCTAAATATATCTCAGAAAAACTCCCAGAAGATGAGGATGAATCTTAA
- the atpF gene encoding F0F1 ATP synthase subunit B, with protein sequence METLINSTSIGNIIITAGSVILLLVLIKLFAWEQLTGIFTAREEKIANDIDGAEAARKEAEALAAKRQEELAGARTEATQIIDDAKETGKNQEAKIVAEAREEASRLKAKANQDIEQSKAEALSSVKGDVADLTVLLAEKIMTANLDKEAQSNLIDSYLDKLGDA encoded by the coding sequence ATGGAAACACTAATCAATAGTACAAGTATTGGTAATATTATTATTACTGCTGGTTCAGTGATCCTTTTGTTGGTTCTCATCAAACTTTTTGCTTGGGAACAATTGACAGGGATCTTTACCGCTCGTGAAGAAAAAATTGCTAATGATATTGATGGTGCAGAAGCAGCACGTAAAGAAGCAGAAGCTCTTGCTGCTAAACGCCAAGAAGAGTTAGCTGGCGCTCGTACTGAGGCAACTCAAATTATTGATGATGCCAAAGAAACTGGTAAAAATCAAGAGGCTAAAATTGTCGCTGAAGCACGCGAAGAAGCTAGCCGCTTGAAAGCTAAAGCTAATCAAGATATCGAACAAAGTAAAGCAGAAGCTCTTTCAAGTGTTAAAGGTGATGTCGCTGATTTGACTGTCCTTTTGGCAGAAAAAATCATGACAGCTAATCTTGACAAAGAAGCTCAAAGCAATCTCATTGATAGCTATCTTGACAAGCTAGGAGATGCCTAA
- a CDS encoding F0F1 ATP synthase subunit delta encodes MDKKTQALVEQYAKSLVEIAIEKDSLAELQSETEALLSVFEETNLADFLSSLVVSRDEKVKLVRLLQESSSVYMNNFLEVILQNEREAFLKAILEGVQKDFVIATNQHDIVVTTAVALTDEQKERILALVAEKFGVKAGKLVENIDESILGGFVINVNNKVIDTSIRRQLQEFKMNLK; translated from the coding sequence ATGGATAAAAAGACACAAGCTCTTGTTGAGCAATATGCGAAAAGTCTCGTAGAAATTGCTATTGAAAAAGACAGTTTAGCTGAACTCCAATCAGAAACAGAAGCTTTGTTGTCTGTTTTTGAAGAGACAAACTTAGCTGACTTCTTGTCAAGTTTAGTCGTTTCACGTGATGAAAAAGTAAAACTTGTTAGGTTGCTTCAAGAGTCTAGTTCAGTTTACATGAACAATTTTCTTGAGGTAATTTTACAAAATGAACGAGAAGCGTTCTTGAAAGCCATCTTGGAAGGTGTTCAAAAAGATTTTGTTATTGCTACAAATCAACACGATATTGTTGTGACAACCGCAGTAGCTTTAACTGATGAACAAAAAGAACGTATCCTAGCCTTGGTAGCTGAAAAATTCGGTGTTAAAGCTGGTAAACTCGTTGAAAACATTGACGAATCAATCCTTGGTGGATTTGTTATCAATGTTAACAATAAAGTAATTGACACAAGTATTCGTCGTCAATTGCAAGAATTTAAAATGAATTTGAAATAG
- the atpA gene encoding F0F1 ATP synthase subunit alpha — MAINAQEISALIKKQIENFQPNFDVTETGVVTYIGDGIARARGLDNAMSGELLEFSNGAFGMAQNLESNDVGIIILGDFSTIREGDEVKRTGKIMEVPVGEALIGRVVNPLGQPVDGLGDIKTTATRPVETPAPGVMQRKSVSEPLQTGLKAIDALVPIGRGQRELIIGDRQTGKTSVAIDAILNQKGQDMICIYVAIGQKESTVRTQVETLRKYGALDYTIVVTASASQPSPLLYIAPYAGVAMAEEFMYNGKHVLIVYDDLSKQAVAYRELSLLLRRPPGREAYPGDVFYLHSRLLERSAKVSDALGGGSITALPFIETQAGDISAYIATNVISITDGQIFLQENLFNSGIRPAIDAGSSVSRVGGSAQIKAMKKVAGTLRLDLASYRELEAFTQFGSDLDAATQAKLNRGRRTVEVLKQPVHKPLPVEKQVVILYALTHGFLDDVPVNDILAFEEALYDYFDAHYESIFETIRTTKDLPEESVLDAAIQAFKDQSEFK, encoded by the coding sequence TTGGCAATTAATGCACAAGAAATTAGCGCTTTAATTAAAAAGCAAATTGAAAACTTCCAGCCAAATTTTGACGTCACAGAAACTGGTGTTGTCACTTATATCGGTGATGGTATCGCTCGTGCTCGTGGTCTTGATAATGCCATGAGTGGAGAACTTCTTGAATTTTCAAATGGTGCTTTCGGTATGGCTCAAAACCTTGAGTCAAATGACGTTGGTATCATCATTCTTGGAGATTTCTCTACAATTCGTGAAGGTGATGAAGTAAAACGTACTGGTAAAATCATGGAAGTACCAGTAGGTGAAGCTCTTATCGGTCGTGTTGTTAACCCACTTGGTCAACCAGTAGATGGTCTTGGTGATATCAAGACAACTGCTACACGTCCAGTTGAAACACCTGCACCAGGCGTTATGCAACGTAAATCAGTTTCTGAACCACTCCAAACAGGTCTTAAAGCGATTGACGCTTTGGTTCCAATTGGACGTGGTCAACGTGAATTGATCATTGGTGACCGTCAAACAGGTAAAACATCTGTTGCGATTGACGCAATTTTGAACCAAAAAGGACAAGATATGATTTGTATCTATGTTGCTATTGGTCAAAAAGAATCAACTGTTCGTACACAAGTTGAAACACTTCGTAAATACGGTGCCCTTGATTACACAATCGTTGTGACAGCCTCAGCTTCACAACCTTCTCCATTACTTTACATCGCTCCATATGCTGGTGTTGCAATGGCAGAAGAATTTATGTACAACGGAAAACATGTCTTGATTGTTTATGATGATTTATCAAAACAAGCGGTAGCTTACCGTGAACTGTCACTTCTTCTTCGTCGTCCACCAGGACGTGAAGCTTACCCAGGTGATGTCTTCTATCTTCACAGCCGCTTGCTTGAACGTTCTGCGAAAGTTTCTGATGCTCTTGGTGGTGGTTCAATTACAGCCCTTCCATTTATCGAAACACAAGCTGGTGATATCTCAGCTTACATCGCAACTAACGTAATCTCAATCACTGACGGACAAATCTTCTTGCAAGAAAATCTTTTCAACTCAGGTATTCGTCCTGCAATCGATGCTGGTTCTTCAGTATCACGTGTTGGTGGTTCAGCACAAATCAAAGCAATGAAGAAAGTTGCTGGTACACTTCGTCTTGACTTGGCTTCTTACCGTGAACTTGAAGCCTTCACTCAATTCGGTTCTGACTTGGATGCCGCAACTCAAGCTAAACTTAACCGTGGACGTCGTACAGTTGAAGTGCTTAAACAACCTGTTCACAAACCACTTCCTGTTGAAAAACAAGTTGTGATTCTTTATGCGCTTACTCATGGTTTCTTGGATGATGTGCCAGTAAATGACATCCTAGCATTCGAAGAAGCTTTGTATGATTACTTTGATGCACACTACGAATCAATCTTTGAAACTATCCGTACAACCAAAGATTTACCAGAAGAATCTGTCTTAGATGCAGCTATTCAAGCCTTTAAAGATCAGTCAGAATTCAAATAA
- a CDS encoding F0F1 ATP synthase subunit gamma, translating into MAGSLSEIKGKIISTQKTSHITGAMQMVSAAKLTKSEQAAKDFQVYASKIRQITTDLLKSELVNGSKNPMLAARPVKKTGYIVITSDKGLVGGYNSKILKAMMDLIEEYHQDGNYAIIAIGGIGADFFKARGMNVVFELRGLEDQPSFEQVGNIISKSVEMYKNELFDELYVCYNHHVNSLTSQVRVQQMLPIAELDADEAAEEGVSGFELEPNREMILEQLLPQYTESLIYGAIVDAKTAEHAAGMTAMQTATDNAKNVINDLTIQYNRARQAAITQEITEIVAGANALE; encoded by the coding sequence ATGGCAGGCTCTCTTAGTGAAATCAAAGGGAAAATTATTTCAACTCAGAAAACAAGTCACATCACAGGTGCCATGCAAATGGTATCTGCTGCGAAATTGACTAAATCTGAGCAAGCAGCAAAAGATTTCCAAGTTTACGCTTCAAAAATTCGTCAAATCACTACTGACTTATTGAAATCAGAATTAGTTAATGGTTCAAAAAATCCAATGCTAGCCGCTCGTCCGGTTAAAAAGACTGGTTACATTGTTATCACGTCTGACAAAGGACTTGTTGGTGGATATAACTCAAAAATCTTGAAAGCAATGATGGATCTTATTGAGGAATATCACCAAGATGGTAACTACGCTATTATTGCCATCGGTGGTATTGGTGCTGATTTCTTTAAAGCTCGTGGAATGAACGTTGTCTTTGAATTGCGTGGTTTGGAAGATCAGCCATCATTTGAACAAGTTGGAAATATCATTTCAAAATCTGTTGAAATGTATAAAAACGAATTGTTCGATGAATTATATGTATGTTACAATCACCATGTGAATAGCTTGACTAGTCAAGTTCGTGTACAACAAATGCTTCCAATCGCTGAATTGGATGCTGATGAAGCAGCAGAAGAAGGTGTAAGTGGATTTGAATTGGAACCAAATCGTGAAATGATTTTGGAACAACTCTTGCCACAATATACTGAAAGCCTTATTTATGGTGCCATTGTTGATGCTAAAACTGCTGAGCATGCGGCAGGTATGACTGCTATGCAAACAGCAACTGATAACGCTAAAAACGTTATTAACGATTTGACTATTCAGTACAACCGTGCGCGTCAAGCTGCTATTACACAAGAAATCACAGAAATTGTAGCAGGTGCTAACGCACTAGAATAA
- the atpD gene encoding F0F1 ATP synthase subunit beta: MSSGKIAQVVGPVVDVAFAAGDKLPEINNALIVYKDGDKSQKIVLEVALELGDGLVRTIAMESTDGLTRGLEVFDTGRPISVPVGKETLGRVFNVLGDTIDLDEPFAEDAPREPIHKKAPAFDELSTSSEILETGIKVIDLLAPYLKGGKVGLFGGAGVGKTVLIQELIHNIAQEHGGISVFTGVGERTREGNDLYWEMKESGVIEKTAMVFGQMNEPPGARMRVALTGLTIAEYFRDVEGQDVLLFIDNIFRFTQAGSEVSALLGRMPSAVGYQPTLATEMGQLQERITSTKKGSVTSIQAIYVPADDYTDPAPATAFAHLDSTTNLERKLTQMGIYPAVDPLASSSRALAPEIVGQEHYEVATEVQRVLQRYRELQDIIAILGMDELSDEEKTLVGRARRIQFFLSQNFNVAEQFTGMPGSYVPVAETVRGFKEILEGKYDDLPEDAFRNVGPIEDVVEKAKKMNY, from the coding sequence ATGAGCTCAGGCAAAATTGCTCAGGTTGTAGGTCCAGTTGTCGACGTTGCGTTTGCTGCTGGTGACAAACTACCTGAGATTAATAATGCATTGATTGTTTATAAAGATGGCGATAAATCTCAAAAAATCGTGCTCGAAGTTGCTCTTGAACTTGGAGACGGTCTTGTACGTACTATCGCTATGGAATCAACTGATGGGCTTACACGTGGATTAGAAGTTTTTGATACTGGTCGTCCAATCAGTGTACCAGTTGGTAAAGAAACTTTGGGTCGTGTGTTTAACGTTCTCGGGGATACAATTGACCTTGATGAACCATTTGCAGAAGATGCACCACGCGAACCAATTCACAAAAAAGCACCAGCTTTTGATGAATTATCAACATCATCAGAAATCCTTGAAACAGGTATCAAAGTTATTGACCTTCTTGCCCCTTACCTAAAAGGTGGTAAAGTCGGACTTTTCGGTGGTGCCGGTGTTGGTAAAACCGTTCTTATCCAAGAATTGATTCACAACATTGCCCAAGAACACGGTGGTATCTCAGTATTTACCGGTGTTGGGGAACGTACACGTGAAGGTAATGACCTTTACTGGGAAATGAAAGAATCTGGCGTTATCGAAAAAACAGCCATGGTCTTCGGTCAAATGAATGAACCACCTGGAGCACGTATGCGTGTTGCCCTTACTGGTTTGACAATTGCGGAATACTTCCGTGATGTCGAAGGACAAGACGTGCTTCTTTTCATCGATAACATCTTCCGTTTCACTCAAGCAGGTTCTGAAGTATCAGCCCTTCTTGGTCGTATGCCATCTGCCGTTGGTTACCAACCAACATTGGCTACTGAAATGGGTCAATTGCAAGAACGTATCACATCAACTAAAAAAGGTTCTGTTACATCTATCCAAGCCATCTACGTGCCAGCCGATGACTACACTGACCCAGCGCCAGCAACAGCATTCGCTCACTTGGATTCAACAACCAACCTTGAACGTAAGTTGACTCAAATGGGTATCTACCCAGCCGTTGACCCTCTTGCTTCAAGCTCACGTGCCCTTGCCCCAGAAATTGTTGGTCAAGAACACTATGAAGTAGCAACAGAAGTTCAACGTGTTCTTCAACGTTACCGTGAATTGCAAGATATCATTGCAATCCTTGGTATGGATGAATTGTCTGACGAAGAAAAAACATTGGTTGGACGTGCTCGTCGTATCCAATTCTTCTTGTCACAAAACTTCAACGTTGCTGAACAATTTACAGGTATGCCTGGTTCATACGTTCCAGTTGCTGAAACTGTTCGTGGATTCAAAGAAATCTTGGAAGGTAAATATGATGATCTTCCAGAAGATGCTTTCCGTAACGTAGGTCCAATCGAGGATGTAGTTGAAAAAGCTAAGAAAATGAATTACTAA